One region of Bacteroidota bacterium genomic DNA includes:
- a CDS encoding MerR family transcriptional regulator, whose translation MKLDCNTLVINATIVMPDIYVFKGVDFEIGFKDFNKNNHFGFIDFLKVRNMKILSKDFSYRVINHWEKNNLIDSKRVENKGWRKYSIIDIVWLYIIKELREFGVTHELLKKVRNSLEANSNNNFEFLHLAYYVSLAFVNIPVYILVFKNGETYGMTEREYQMNKEYGSNNNHIKINIGKILQKIFPSMNLASDFSRSVYPAIDEKKTVQLLRSGKYDEIEITTENEQGIDEIVTRKNNNNSEQVIRLIKSKNFRFITIKLRNKELHTYKGKNV comes from the coding sequence TTGAAGCTTGATTGTAATACTTTAGTAATAAATGCAACGATTGTTATGCCGGATATTTATGTTTTTAAAGGTGTTGACTTTGAAATTGGTTTTAAAGATTTTAACAAAAATAACCATTTTGGTTTTATTGATTTCCTGAAAGTTAGAAATATGAAGATTTTAAGCAAAGATTTTTCATATAGAGTTATAAACCACTGGGAAAAAAACAATTTAATAGATAGCAAAAGGGTTGAAAATAAGGGATGGCGTAAATATTCAATTATTGATATTGTTTGGCTTTATATTATTAAAGAACTAAGGGAATTTGGTGTAACTCATGAATTGTTAAAAAAAGTAAGAAATAGTTTAGAAGCTAATAGTAATAACAATTTTGAATTTTTACATCTTGCATATTACGTCTCTCTTGCTTTTGTTAATATTCCGGTTTATATTCTTGTTTTCAAAAATGGAGAAACCTATGGAATGACTGAAAGAGAATATCAGATGAACAAAGAATACGGCTCAAACAACAACCACATTAAAATTAACATTGGCAAAATTCTTCAAAAGATTTTTCCATCAATGAATCTCGCTTCTGATTTTTCAAGATCTGTTTATCCCGCTATTGATGAAAAAAAAACAGTTCAATTATTACGTTCAGGTAAATATGATGAAATTGAAATTACAACAGAGAATGAACAAGGTATAGACGAAATAGTTACAAGAAAAAACAACAATAATTCAGAACAGGTTATAAGATTAATAAAAAGCAAAAATTTTAGGTTTATCACAATTAAATTACGCAATAAAGAACTTCACACTTATAAGGGAAAGAATGTTTAA
- the fmt gene encoding methionyl-tRNA formyltransferase, protein MTNFKIIFYGTPDFAIPAISILIKNGFDVCAVVTVEDRKAGRGLKVQESAIKKFAKKNNISVLQPSNLKDESFLDEINNFNADLQVVVAFRKLPKVVWEMPAKGTINLHASLLPHYRGAAPINWAIINGERKTGVTTFFINQNIDTGDIIMQDEVSITDVETAESLHDKLSDVGAKLLLKTVNAIMNGENPRLQQKEETIIKKAPKINKEDCRINWSKNIDELYNFIRGLSPYPCAWTTFDKKIYKIYSVTKEPVNHNDKAGTIESNYKTFLKIKVKGGNIVLKEIQMQGRKRMAVEDFLRGANIDKDSCFV, encoded by the coding sequence ATGACAAATTTTAAAATAATATTTTACGGTACTCCTGATTTTGCAATTCCTGCAATAAGCATTTTAATAAAAAATGGTTTTGATGTGTGTGCAGTAGTAACAGTAGAAGACCGAAAAGCAGGGCGTGGTTTAAAAGTCCAAGAATCAGCAATAAAAAAGTTTGCAAAAAAAAATAACATTAGTGTTCTTCAACCATCAAATCTTAAAGACGAATCTTTTCTTGATGAAATAAACAATTTTAATGCAGATTTACAGGTAGTTGTCGCTTTCCGTAAGCTTCCAAAAGTTGTTTGGGAAATGCCTGCGAAAGGAACCATCAATTTACATGCTTCCCTTTTGCCTCATTATCGAGGTGCCGCACCAATAAACTGGGCAATAATAAATGGTGAAAGAAAAACAGGTGTAACTACTTTTTTTATTAATCAAAATATTGATACAGGTGATATAATTATGCAGGACGAAGTGTCAATAACAGATGTTGAAACTGCTGAAAGCTTGCATGATAAATTAAGTGATGTTGGAGCAAAGCTTTTATTAAAAACAGTGAATGCAATCATGAATGGAGAAAATCCACGTTTACAACAAAAAGAAGAAACAATAATAAAAAAAGCTCCAAAAATAAATAAGGAAGATTGTAGGATAAATTGGTCAAAAAATATTGATGAGCTTTATAATTTTATTAGAGGATTAAGCCCCTACCCTTGTGCATGGACAACTTTTGACAAGAAAATATATAAAATATATTCAGTTACAAAAGAGCCTGTGAATCATAATGATAAAGCAGGGACAATTGAGAGTAACTATAAAACATTTTTGAAAATAAAAGTAAAAGGGGGAAATATTGTTTTAAAAGAAATTCAAATGCAAGGAAGAAAAAGAATGGCTGTTGAAGATTTTCTTAGAGGAGCAAACATTGATAAAGATAGTTGCTTTGTTTGA
- a CDS encoding shikimate kinase, with protein MKIFLIGFMGSGKSSYASELAKILNYKYLDTDDFIKNKEGMSINDIFQNKGEKYFREIENQVLQNDLLTQKNCVISTGGGTPQFFDNMDFMNKNGITVFLKLDEETIYKRLKKSKFDRPLIKDMTDTELLVFIQEMYKKRKKYYNKAQIVISPLIMKAKMLKRFF; from the coding sequence ATGAAAATATTTCTAATTGGTTTTATGGGGAGTGGAAAAAGTAGTTATGCAAGTGAACTTGCAAAGATTTTGAATTATAAATATTTAGATACTGATGATTTTATAAAAAATAAAGAAGGGATGTCAATAAATGATATTTTTCAAAATAAAGGAGAGAAATATTTCAGGGAAATTGAGAATCAAGTTCTTCAAAACGATTTACTTACGCAAAAAAATTGTGTTATTTCTACAGGCGGTGGAACACCGCAGTTTTTTGATAACATGGATTTTATGAATAAAAATGGAATAACTGTATTTTTAAAACTAGATGAAGAGACGATTTACAAAAGATTAAAAAAATCAAAATTTGACAGACCATTAATTAAGGACATGACTGATACTGAATTATTAGTTTTCATTCAAGAAATGTACAAAAAGCGAAAGAAATATTACAATAAAGCACAAATAGTTATTTCACCATTAATTATGAAAGCAAAGATGTTAAAACGATTTTTTTAG